A part of Spirochaetae bacterium HGW-Spirochaetae-1 genomic DNA contains:
- a CDS encoding ArsR family transcriptional regulator: MTIDTLFTQFDSVFFEKTRLSMMTILYKEEPVSFNRLKKVIGGTDGSIYSHLQKLQEAGYIGQKKEIMSGKAQTSYFLTAEGKKIFRKYIKFMEEMIHEQKRGKSDA, from the coding sequence ATGACCATTGATACGCTGTTCACTCAGTTCGACAGCGTCTTCTTTGAGAAGACGCGTCTTTCCATGATGACTATACTGTATAAGGAGGAGCCCGTGTCCTTTAACCGTTTGAAAAAAGTAATCGGCGGCACCGACGGCTCCATATACTCACATCTTCAGAAGCTCCAGGAAGCTGGATATATCGGCCAAAAAAAGGAGATCATGAGTGGAAAGGCCCAGACATCATACTTCTTAACGGCCGAGGGGAAAAAGATTTTCCGGAAATACATTAAATTCATGGAGGAAATGATCCATGAGCAGAAGAGGGGGAAGAGCGATGCGTGA